The region GGTTCGGAGaattaaaacattaaattggatattttgcagATTGTTCAATGTTCGATCAAAATAGAATTAAACAACGACAGCTGGACAGATTTACGTGGAGAAATAGCTGGCCCACCTGACACGCCGTATGAAGGTGGAAAATTCTTATTGGAAATTAAAGTACCCGAAACCTATCCGTTCAATCCGCCGAAGGTAATTTCATCCCCatgaatgtttgaaatttaaacaaaatttataaattaccTCGTTCGTTGCAGGTCCGTTTCAACACCAAAATTTGGCATCCAAATATCTCTAGTGTGACGGGTGCTATTTGCCTCGATATCTTGAAAGACAATTGGTAAGTAATTCATGCGTTTTTTACCGTTGATTCGGTGATCACAAATACACTGATGGTTATCCTTAGGGCTGCTGCTATGACATTGAGAACAGTTCTGCTGTCACTACAAGCCCTTCTATCGGCTGCGGAACCGGATGATCCTCAAGATGCTGTGGTTGCATCACAGTTTAAGGAAAATTACGAAATGTTTGCCTTGACGGCAAGACACTGGACGAATGCGTATGCCGGTGGttagtaaattattttattttgctaaattgatttgaatgtGATTCGTCAAGACAATACGTGTCATATTGTGTTCACTATGTTGAACAAAGTAAATCAATGACACAGACAGGAACGCCTTCGGTACTTTGACAAAGagaatcaataatttttccattttcgttaGGTCCGAATCGAATCGTGGATTGTGATCAGAAAATTCAGCGTTTAAAAGACATGGGAATTAGCGAACTGGAGGCGCGTGCAGTTCtatcgaaagaaaattggaatATCGAAAAGGCcactgaaaatttattcagttAGCTCGTTGTTGGTTCATTTTAAAATACGAGAgtgtttgttttctgtttaaGGTATGAGAATGGACGGAGAGAACGGATTTTACAAggttttgaagattttttttttttaatattgttaCAGTCGCTCGTGTAAAAGGAAACGCTAGTAAtttgataaacaaaatttttgggtTCAGAAAAATAAGATTGaagaatgaaaatgattaatgGCCTGGTTGTCCATTacttgtaaataatttttgaagaaataaattcagttCTGTAGATAATAAGAAGACGTTAATTGAATCGTAATATTATTAGAAAACTGATAGACTTTAATGCGCTATTAATGTTGATAACTTTGTAATATGTGGCCGTAAAGTCAAATAAGTTAAGTTCTTGTCATTTAATAAGTTTTAAAATCTACAGTTTCTTGTTTGATTCCATCTGGATTTgtttattcatttcaataaaatcatttttctaaaacttaaaacataaaaaatcttttcttgcCTACTGGTGAACTCTGGTGTCgttaatttacatttacatttaaaaacacataaaattacctttcatatgataccccacaccaccatgtacggctcgtgtaactggagaaatattggtaaaaaaagtgcaagttttcggtttttgatcacctttcaccagtcacaaaagcttcgaagaatttttttgaaagtggttttgggctctagggtcgaagtcctttctaggcacatataaaaaagtccactggaaaatgcgtccgatttcggtaggctgtttttcaaaagaatccctccataGGTTTTATGAACATACGCATCTCTTTCACTCTTAATGCTGGCGCCATAATCTCATGCAATCGCGCTCTACATTGTGCATGTTCACAAAAGATTAACTTCGTAGAAGGTCTCCCTCTTTCGTTTGACGGCAGTACAAAGAGTGAATATAGTCGAATGTAACGTATGAAACTGTGGAATTAGTAACTAcgcttcagaatttgaattttgagtgaGCCAATGGATTGAATTAGTAAATTACGTCAGTggtttcaaatttatattttgacaaTGGTATAGCTCGAAGGATGTCGGTAttccaactcgtcaaaataaaaatttggaagaaagattaaaaaactgtacttttcatGCTTCAAGCACTTCTTGAGACGACCGCATGTAACACAACGAAAACGTGTGattttattgacctcggcatCGCTTTGGATCAGCAAACTACACTCAATggttattttcatgtgtcggggccgaaaatgaaggagtttcgagatttttctcgggttttcgaccccttacatgaaattttttttgagtatctgttttggacgattgattttaggcacttcgttcgggctacaactcgcgaaattgcctaaaaacaatcgtccaaaacagatacacaaataactattacatgacaagggataaaaatttgaaagtccAGTGTGATCTTCACACTCTGa is a window of Bradysia coprophila strain Holo2 unplaced genomic scaffold, BU_Bcop_v1 contig_663, whole genome shotgun sequence DNA encoding:
- the LOC119083450 gene encoding ubiquitin-conjugating enzyme E2-22 kDa, giving the protein MANMAVSRIKREFKEVINSEEIVQCSIKIELNNDSWTDLRGEIAGPPDTPYEGGKFLLEIKVPETYPFNPPKVRFNTKIWHPNISSVTGAICLDILKDNWAAAMTLRTVLLSLQALLSAAEPDDPQDAVVASQFKENYEMFALTARHWTNAYAGGPNRIVDCDQKIQRLKDMGISELEARAVLSKENWNIEKATENLFS